The Lysinibacillus irui sequence TACCAAAGCATCACTGCCAAGATCTATTTGAAATGCCAGAGGAAGTGGCACGTAATCTATATGCTGTTGCACCAAAAATCGCCAATGCTATTAAAGCAGCATTTCAGCCGATTGGTTTGAATACGATTAATAATAATGGCGCTGCAGCTGGACAGACTGTTTTCCACTACCACTTACATTTTATTCCGCGTTACGACGAAAAAGAAGGGCTTGGCCTAATTTGGCAAACGCAAAAATATTCAGCAGAGCAGTTAGCTGAAGTAGCAGAAAGTATTAAAGCGAATCTGTAAAGGATTGGAATTTTTAACACAAAAAGATTCAGAATATTGTATTGCAAATAGAAACATTTTAGCGTACAATCACAAATAAGTTTCGCTAACGGTCAGGAGGACACGTTAGGTGACAAATAGATTAGCTTAGCTGAGGAGAGATTCAAATGAATACGAAGAATTTAGTTTTAATGGCACTATTAATTGGTGTCGGTGCAGCCCTTTATGTGGTTACACCAGGAATGGTAAATGGTATGAAACCTGATTTCATGTTAACAATGATGTTTATTGGAATATTATTGTTCCCAACTGTGAAAGAAACGTTCTTACTATCACTTTCAACGGGTGTACTTTCAGGTTTATTTACAACATTCCCAGCAGGTCTTGTCCCGAATATTATCGATAAAGCTGTTACAGGCTTTGTATTTTTAGCCTGTTTATTGATTCTAAAAAAACTGGCAAGTCATTTCGCTGTTTCTGCTGTTTTAGTTGGTTTAGGTACCATTCTATCAGGAACTGTCTTTTTAAGCGTCGCGCTTTTTGTATTCAATGCAAATGTCGGTGCAACCTTTACAATGCTATTTATTGGCGTTGTCCTGCCAGCTGTTGCATTTAACGTCGTTGCTTTTGCTGTCATTTATCCAATTGTCG is a genomic window containing:
- a CDS encoding HIT family protein; the protein is MSDCLFCKIIDGSIPSTKIYEDDHVYAFTDISPVAKGHTLLIPKHHCQDLFEMPEEVARNLYAVAPKIANAIKAAFQPIGLNTINNNGAAAGQTVFHYHLHFIPRYDEKEGLGLIWQTQKYSAEQLAEVAESIKANL
- a CDS encoding tryptophan transporter, translating into MNTKNLVLMALLIGVGAALYVVTPGMVNGMKPDFMLTMMFIGILLFPTVKETFLLSLSTGVLSGLFTTFPAGLVPNIIDKAVTGFVFLACLLILKKLASHFAVSAVLVGLGTILSGTVFLSVALFVFNANVGATFTMLFIGVVLPAVAFNVVAFAVIYPIVAKLVKRSKFNTAISQIS